CCACGCCCGGGGCGCAGGAGTTGAGCATGGCCAGGAGCGGGGTCAGGCCTGCGAAGTTGGCCCCATAGCCTGTCGAGGTTGGAACCGCAATAATCGGTGCCTTCAGGAGCCCGCCGAGGACGCTCGGCAGCGCGCCTTCCATTCCGGCCACGGCGATGATGACCCTGGCCTGGCGCAGGCTCGGCAGGTGCGGGTCCAGGCGGTGCAGGCCCGCGACGCCCACGTCGGTCACCAGATGCGCGCCAAGCCCCAGGAATCTGGCGGTGCCCAAGGCTTCGCGGGCCACGGGCAGGTCCGAGGATCCGGCCGTGACGATAAGCACTTCCGAGTCGGGCGCCTTGGGGTCGGCGGCCAGCAGATCCGCTCCCAGGCAAAAGAGCCTCGCCTCCTCCCACAGACATCCATTTGGAAAAAGAGTCTTAAGCTTCTGCCCATGCGCCGCCGAAAGTTTGGTGGCCAGGACCGGGTGGTGCCGCCCCAGCTCTGCAAGGGAGGCCCGGATCTGCTCCAGGGTCTTGCCCTGACCATAGACCACTTCGCCGACATTGGTGCGCTCCTGGCGCCAAGTGTCAAGGGTCAGGTCCTTGTTTTCGCTTCCCGCAAGGGCCGCCTGGGCAGTCTCGCACGAGATGTTGCCGGCAGCGACGTCGCGCAGCAGGGAGGTCAGTTCTTGGGGGTTCATGGGCATAAGCGGGGAGACCCTTTGGCTTGCTGTGAATTAAAGGCTCGAAATCCGACCCAGCCCTAGCAGATGGGCGCATGGCGGGCAAGCGCCCGCAGGCTCTCCATATTGCAAAGAGGCTGGGGAAAAGATAGCGTATGCGGATATGGCGTCCAAGCGAATCCTCTTTGTCTCACGATCCGAACTCGTGTCCCCCCTGCATGCCGAATTCAAGGCGCATGAGTGTCAGGCCATGGTTGTGGACGACCGTGCCTCGGCGCTTAAAGTGCTTGAGGCGCGCAAGGCCGATATCGTCTTCACCCTGCCTTCCCTGCCCGGATACAGGGCCCAGGATCTTCTCGATGCCTTGAACCAGGCCGAGAGCCAGATCCCCGTCATCGTGTTCACGGACAAGGGAAGCGCCGAGGAAGCGCGCTATTATATGGAAATGGGCGCGCAGGATTACTGGCTCTGTCCGCTGACCTGGGAAAAGATCCAGGCCGTGTTGCCACGGGACGCTCAAGCCCCGGCCGCGCCTCGTCCTGCGGCCCGGAGCAATCCGCGCGAGGTGGCCATCGTCGGCTCCCATCCGTCCGTGGCTCGGGTTTTGGTCTTGGCCAAGCAGGTGGCTCCGTCCAAGGCCACCGTGCTCATCTCCGGCGAATCGGGTACGGGCAAGGAGATGTTCGCCCGCTTCATTCATGCCCATTCGGGCCGTGAAAGCGCTCCATTCGTGGCGGTCAACTGCGCGGCCTTGCCCGAGCACCTGCTTGAGAGTGAATTGTTCGGCCACGAGAAGGGCTCGTTCACCGGAGCCATTTCCCGCAAGCTGGGTAAGTTCGAACTGGCCACCGGCGGGACCCTGCTGCTGGATGAAATTTCCGAAATGGCCCTGGCCCTGCAAGCCAAGCTGCTGCGCGCCCTGCAGGAGGGCGAGATCGACCGCGTGGGCGGGGTCGAGACGGTCAAGGTGGATGTGCGCGTGCTGGCCACCACCAACCGCAATCTTGAGCAGAGCGTGGAGAAGGGCGAATTTCGTCAGGACCTCTTTTATCGTCTGAACGTCATCCCCCTGCGCCTGCCCCCGCTGGCCCAGCGCGGCGATGACGTGCTGCTGCTGGCCGATTTTTTCATCCGCCGTCTCACCCGGGAATACGGACTCGGCGCCCTGCAGCTTTCGACCGAAGCCCGCGATTGGCTCATGGCGCACGACTGGCCGGGCAATGTGCGTGAACTGCAAAATTTAATGGAAAGGGCCGTGCTCCTTGCCGGGGCGGGGCCCATCCGGCCGATGCATTTTCTGCTGGATGGCCAGGAATGGTCCCCGGAGCTTTGCGAAGAGGGCGACTCGGTGCCGGATGCGCCCATTTCCGCGCGGCCGTCATCCTTGTCCCCGAACATGACCATGGACTTCGCCGGACGCATTCCGACCATCCAGGAAATGGAGATGCATCTGATTATGAAGAGCCTGGACTCGACCTTGGGCAACAGGACCAAGGCTTCGGAGCTTCTTGGAATTTCCGTGCGCACATTGCGCAACAAACTTGGTGAATACAGAAAGATCGGCCTGGATATTCCGTAAGGGAACCGGGCCTTCAAGGGAGTGCATATGATTCTTTGTTCGCAGATCGAGGGCTATCTGGCCAAGTCGTCGTGGATTCGGCGCATGTTCGAGACCGGCATCGAGCTCAAGAAGAAATACGGGGCTGAGAATGTCTATGATTTTAGCTTGGGCAATCCGGACCTGGCTCCTCCGGCGGCGGTGGCCGAGGGGCTGCGCGAACTGGCCGAGGACGCCGGGAAGCCTTTTGCCTTCGGCTACATGCCCAATGCCGGCTATCCGCAGGTGCGCGAGCGTCTGGCCGAGGTGGTTTCCGTCGAGCAGGGCGTGGCCGTTTCGGCCGAGGACCTGGTCGTCACCTGCGGCGCGGCGGGCGGTATCAACGCGCTGTTCAGGGCCGTGCTCGAACCCGGAGACGAGGTACTTTGTCCTGCGCCGTATTTTGTGGAGTACGGATTCTATGCCGAGAATCATCGCGGGGTTTTGAAAGCCGTTCCATCCAAGCCGTTGACCTTCGAGCTGGATCTGAAGGCCCTGGCCTCGGCCATCTCCGACCGCACCCGCTGCGTGCTGATCAACTCGCCCAACAATCCGACTGGGCGGATCTACACCCTGGAAGAGCTTTCCCAGTTGGCCGACATCCTGCGGCAGGCTTCGGCCCGGACAGGGCGGCCCATTCTGCTCATTTCCGACGAACCCTACCGTTTTCTGGCCTATGACGGGGCTGAAGTGCCCGCGATCTTCCCGATCTACGAGCACAGTGTCGTGATCAGTTCCTTCTCCAAGAATCTGGCTCTGGCGGGGGAGCGGGTCGGGTACGTGGCCGTGAATCCGGCCATGCCTGAAGGCACGCATCTGGTGGCGGGAGTGATTCTGGCCAATCGCATCCTCGGTTTCGTCAATGCGCCGGCAGTGGGGCAGAAGCTTCTGGCCAAGGCCCTGGGGCACGAAGTGGACGCCTCGGTCTATGCCCGCCGCCGTGACGCCATGGCCGAGGTCCTGCGCGAGGCCGGCATTGAATTTTCCATGCCGCAGGGCGCGTTTTATTTCTTCCCGCGCATTCCCAAGGGCGGGGATGATGCGGCCTTTGTCAATGAGCTCATGCAGGAGCAGATTCTGGCCGTGCCCGGTTCGGGCTTCGGTTATCCGGGCTTTTTCCGCCTGGCCTTCTGTGTGGACGAGTCCACCATCCGGGGCGCGGCTCCCGGCTTTGCGCGGGCCGTGGCCAAGGCCTTGGGCTGATTTCGTGGCGGCGCGCGGGATGCCGCGCGCCGCGACACCATGGTTTGCTTCTGCTTGACGAGTGGATCGAACTTGTCTATGCATCCCTTCTTCTTTTCCCCAGCACAGGTGCCCTTGAATGTTCGATAGCTTGTCCGACCGACTTGAATCGGTCTTTAAAAAACTGCGCGGCCACGGCCGCCTCGATGAAAGCAACATCCAGGATGGCTTGCGCGAAGTGCGTCTGGCCCTCCTGGAAGCCGACGTCAATTTCAAGGTCGTCAAGGACTTTGTCGAAAAGGTAAAGGTTCGCGCTCTCGGGCAGGATGTCCTCGGCAGCCTGACCCCCGGCCAGCAGGTCATCAAGATCGTCCATGAAGAGCTGATCGAGCTCCTGGGCGGCGAGAACTGCGCCCTGAACCTCTCGGGCAAGCCGCCCTACGTGATCATGATGTCCGGCCTGCAGGGTTCGGGCAAGACCACGTCGGCGGCCAAGCTGGCCCTGTTC
This sequence is a window from Desulfomicrobium apsheronum. Protein-coding genes within it:
- the larB gene encoding nickel pincer cofactor biosynthesis protein LarB, yielding MNPQELTSLLRDVAAGNISCETAQAALAGSENKDLTLDTWRQERTNVGEVVYGQGKTLEQIRASLAELGRHHPVLATKLSAAHGQKLKTLFPNGCLWEEARLFCLGADLLAADPKAPDSEVLIVTAGSSDLPVAREALGTARFLGLGAHLVTDVGVAGLHRLDPHLPSLRQARVIIAVAGMEGALPSVLGGLLKAPIIAVPTSTGYGANFAGLTPLLAMLNSCAPGVGVVNIDNGFGAAVLAKKILARQE
- a CDS encoding sigma-54-dependent transcriptional regulator, encoding MASKRILFVSRSELVSPLHAEFKAHECQAMVVDDRASALKVLEARKADIVFTLPSLPGYRAQDLLDALNQAESQIPVIVFTDKGSAEEARYYMEMGAQDYWLCPLTWEKIQAVLPRDAQAPAAPRPAARSNPREVAIVGSHPSVARVLVLAKQVAPSKATVLISGESGTGKEMFARFIHAHSGRESAPFVAVNCAALPEHLLESELFGHEKGSFTGAISRKLGKFELATGGTLLLDEISEMALALQAKLLRALQEGEIDRVGGVETVKVDVRVLATTNRNLEQSVEKGEFRQDLFYRLNVIPLRLPPLAQRGDDVLLLADFFIRRLTREYGLGALQLSTEARDWLMAHDWPGNVRELQNLMERAVLLAGAGPIRPMHFLLDGQEWSPELCEEGDSVPDAPISARPSSLSPNMTMDFAGRIPTIQEMEMHLIMKSLDSTLGNRTKASELLGISVRTLRNKLGEYRKIGLDIP
- a CDS encoding pyridoxal phosphate-dependent aminotransferase, which codes for MILCSQIEGYLAKSSWIRRMFETGIELKKKYGAENVYDFSLGNPDLAPPAAVAEGLRELAEDAGKPFAFGYMPNAGYPQVRERLAEVVSVEQGVAVSAEDLVVTCGAAGGINALFRAVLEPGDEVLCPAPYFVEYGFYAENHRGVLKAVPSKPLTFELDLKALASAISDRTRCVLINSPNNPTGRIYTLEELSQLADILRQASARTGRPILLISDEPYRFLAYDGAEVPAIFPIYEHSVVISSFSKNLALAGERVGYVAVNPAMPEGTHLVAGVILANRILGFVNAPAVGQKLLAKALGHEVDASVYARRRDAMAEVLREAGIEFSMPQGAFYFFPRIPKGGDDAAFVNELMQEQILAVPGSGFGYPGFFRLAFCVDESTIRGAAPGFARAVAKALG